ATAAATCTGGGTCAACGAATAGGTCGTAATAGTAGAAGGTTGTTTTTCCGCAATTCAGTCACCGCATAAGGGTGAGACCATCGATCTTGACTTTAATATCTATCGGCTTGCATTAATTTTTCTTGGATTTTGAAATAGGCCACTGTATGCGTATTCTTAGTGTTCACAACTATTACAAAATTCGAGGAGGTGAAGACGAATCTTGTAAATCTGAGAAATCTCTATTGAGAGAGATGGGACATCTCGTCGATGAATATGAGAAAGACAACATTTCGATCCCTTCATATCGGAGTTTACAACTCGCTGCCCAAACAATTTGGTCTCAAGAGTCCTACCGAGCGGTGAGGAAGAAACTACAACAACACTCTTATGATGTTATTCATGTCCAAAACTCTTTCCCTTTAATTTCACCTTCTGTCTATTATGCCGCACAAGCAGAAGGGGTCCCTGTCATCCAAACAATCCGAAATTATCGATTGTTATGTCCCAATGCTCTATTTTTTCGCCAAGGGAATGTCTGTGAAGACTGTCTCAATAAGGCTATCCCGTTGCCTGGAGTAATCCATGGCTGCTATCGAAATAATCGCTTAGCGAGTGGCATTACCGCAGGCATGATCAGCATCCACCGTTTGCTGAAAACATGGGATCGAAAGGTAGATAAGTACATTGCACTGACTCACTTTGCTAGGAATAAATTAATCCAAGGTGGTTTGCCAGCCAATAAGATTATCGTCAAACCAAATTTTGTTAACCCAGATCCTGGTGTCGGCTCCGGCAAAGGCGAATTTGCTTTATATGTGGGTCGGCTATCCGTTGAGAAAGGTCTAGACACGCTATTGTCTGCCTGGGATAAGTTACATTCCCCTTTTCCCCTTCGCATTGTTGGCGATGGACCTTTATCCGAATTAGTTCTTGACAAGATAAAAGAGTCTCCCCATATTTCCTGGTTAGGCCGTAAATCAATTGATGAGGTTCACCAACTAATGGGTGAAGCCTCCTTTTTGATTTTCCCCTCTAAATGGTATGAAACCTTTGGTAGGGTGGCGATAGAAGCCTTTGCAAAGGGAACTCCAGTGATTGCTTCCCAGATTGGTGCAATTGCAGAATTAGTAGAACATAAGAGAACTGGCTTACAGTTTCAGCCTGGTGATTCTCTAGATTTAGCAGAGCAAGTTGAATGGGCTCTTTCTCATCCTGATGAACTGCAACAAATGCGAATAGAAGTCCGAAAAGAGTTTGAAGCGAAATATACAGCAGGGGCTAATTACAAACAACTCATTGAAATTTATCAAATGGCTGCCAGTAATTAATGCCTTCTAAATTTACAAATTAAAAAAATGAGTATTAATCAATTTACGAATATTAAACGCCAAAATTATTATAGAACTTCTACACTTATCCTGGTAGCTTTTGCGACAGCATTTTTGCCTCGTATTATTACCACTGTGGGTGCTCCAAAACCACTAAATTTTCTTCATTTCATTGCTGTTCCATTTGCTTGTATTCTAGCAATTTCGCAAAGTAAATCTAAAGATGCCAAACAAATTAATATTGCTTGGCTAGTTATTGCTGGGTTATTAGTCTACCTAACAATCATGACTGCTAGCGCTCTGATCAATCAGGCTGGAATTATTAATTTGGTGGTAGATTACTTGCTTAAAGTAGAGCCTTTCCTCTTGCTTTTAGCTATAACAAGTATTCCTCTATCTATCCAGAGTTATGAGTTTATTCGGAAATGGTTGATCCGATTTTGCTTCTCTCATATCTTTTTGATATATGGCCAATACTTTTTATTTATTGTGCTCGGACGTCATCCTAAAGCAGGCAATCCAGATTATGTACAAGGAATATTTTATGAATCTGGATCAGGACATGTTGTTGGTGCTTCGGTTGGATTGACCTTTGGGTTATATTATTTTTTCTTTGCGAAGGCGGCACCCATTTGGATCAGAATATCGGTGCTATTTGCAACCTTTTGGGGAATGCTCCTGGCAGATGCAAAGCAGGTATTATTCACTTTTATAATTGCGGGTGGGATTTTATTTCTTTCGAAGACTAAAGATATTGTTGAAACCCTTAAATACCTGATTCCTGGTCTTATTTTCACGGTTGTTTTTTTGTGGTGTGTCCAGAACGTACCTGCTTTTGGAGCCTTTAACACTTGGATGAGACCAGACATATATGGTTCTGATGGTGAAGCAACGTTATTAAAAACAGCTTCTTTACGAATCATTCCTACTTTCTATGAGACTCCATTGAATATGTTTCTGGGTTTAGGCCCAGGACATTCTGTCGGTAGGCTAGGGGGCTGGATGTTGCGAGAGTATGAAGATTTGCTAGCCCCTCTAGGCTCTAGCATTCATCCGGCAAGTGGTGCCGTTTGGGGCGCTGTAAGTGATAGTTGGCTAGGAGATCAGTCCAGTATGTTCTCACCCTTATTCGGTTGGGCAGGGATCTGGGGAGATACAGGATTGTTTGGCTTAGGTGCTTATTTATTTCTGTATATTTTGGTTTTTATTTACTTATGCCAGGATGACTTCTCCAAATTCTGCTGGCTAACTGTTTTAGCCCATGGCTTAATTTTTTCACAAATGGAGGAGCCAGGTTTTATGCTGTTTATCGTCATGATTATCGGTTTGCAGTGGCAGTACAAACGAATTAAGGAGCTTCATCTCAAAGAGCTACGGTATTCTGCCTATTCCCAAAACTATTAGATTCTGGCCCATACTTTTTCTTGACCTCCTCAAACTATGGGCCTGTCTTTTTATCAGAATGGGTTGTTCAAGAAATGTAGAGTTTATGTCCTAAGCTAAGGATTGCCGATATTCTGCTAACAGTTTTGGTAAATAATCATAACCATCAACGCCAATAATCATCAGCAATTGCTTTCGAAGATGACTTAGGTATTCCTGAAAAGCCTCGGGACCTAGCTGTCCATAAAGGATGCTGAGTAAGCCAGCGGGTTGACGCCAGGTTGATGATTCGATTTGAAACATTAAGTACATGGCTAAGCTACCGGTGTAAATAGCATTTTCAATATTTCCGAGTTCACGATAGGCTTCTGCTAAGTAGCAATAATTGAGGCTGACCAGCCATTGATCGCCAATAATTTCGGCGATACGTGTTCCTTGCTCAAGGATTGTAATGGCTGCTTGATATTTACCCATGATGACTAGCACGATGCCCAAGCTGTTAGTACACAACGCCTGACTGGGACGATCTCCCAGTTGCTCAGAGAGTTGTAGACCTTGCTCTAAATAAGGAAGGACGTTTTCATATCGCTGAGTATCTAATGGGTCTTCGGCCTGAATATGGAGAACTTCGCTATAACCAAAGTTGGCGAGAGCATTAGCTTCTCCCAATCGATCTCCACCTTGACGGGCAAGAATTAAGGCTCTCTGGCTGCTGGTGATCGCTGCAGAATACTCATGTTGTGAGAGATAGGTTCGACTTAAGTGGTTATAACTAGCAACCTCACAACGGAGATCTTGGGCCACACGAGCAATTTCCAGCGATTGCTCATGAAAACTGAGGGCTAGGTCATCGTGGCCAAGAGCTTGTTGTGTATACCCCAAAAGGATGAGAATACGAGCTTTTATGCCTGTGTTAGGGGTTTGTTTCAAGGGACTATCCAGATAGTCTAGGAGGGTTTGTAGCGATTCACCTGAAAGGGCTGTA
The Acaryochloris marina S15 genome window above contains:
- a CDS encoding glycosyltransferase family 4 protein, coding for MRILSVHNYYKIRGGEDESCKSEKSLLREMGHLVDEYEKDNISIPSYRSLQLAAQTIWSQESYRAVRKKLQQHSYDVIHVQNSFPLISPSVYYAAQAEGVPVIQTIRNYRLLCPNALFFRQGNVCEDCLNKAIPLPGVIHGCYRNNRLASGITAGMISIHRLLKTWDRKVDKYIALTHFARNKLIQGGLPANKIIVKPNFVNPDPGVGSGKGEFALYVGRLSVEKGLDTLLSAWDKLHSPFPLRIVGDGPLSELVLDKIKESPHISWLGRKSIDEVHQLMGEASFLIFPSKWYETFGRVAIEAFAKGTPVIASQIGAIAELVEHKRTGLQFQPGDSLDLAEQVEWALSHPDELQQMRIEVRKEFEAKYTAGANYKQLIEIYQMAASN